A genomic stretch from Candidatus Marinimicrobia bacterium CG08_land_8_20_14_0_20_45_22 includes:
- the cas5b gene encoding type I-B CRISPR-associated protein Cas5 yields the protein MKVFRIHISSWTASFRYPNMISGFQPTLPVPPVSTVIGIISSAMGKPFVPSLEKIGFVFQAKSKTVDLETIYQMGRSLTQIKSNVIKREFLFDANLFLYTDREEINSAFEKPYFPLLLGRSGDLATIEARDELEIKGKDLLLNLKGTVIPFDKYQIPAMIQALPVYFTDTIPRRNVGTQPYYLLEPNYRQNNPIAALGFEDKDKNWDVYWQEY from the coding sequence ATGAAAGTCTTCCGAATTCATATTTCGAGTTGGACGGCTTCTTTTCGCTATCCGAATATGATCAGCGGTTTTCAACCGACTCTACCGGTTCCGCCTGTTTCGACAGTAATCGGAATCATTTCGTCGGCGATGGGCAAGCCATTTGTACCGTCATTAGAAAAAATAGGATTTGTCTTTCAGGCAAAAAGTAAGACAGTCGATCTGGAAACTATTTATCAAATGGGTCGGTCACTTACTCAAATCAAATCGAACGTAATCAAACGTGAATTTCTCTTCGATGCAAATCTTTTTCTATACACAGATCGGGAGGAAATTAATTCGGCGTTTGAAAAACCGTATTTTCCACTGCTTTTAGGACGCTCTGGAGACTTGGCTACGATTGAAGCCAGAGACGAATTGGAAATCAAAGGAAAGGATTTGCTTTTAAATCTGAAAGGTACGGTAATTCCATTTGATAAATATCAGATACCGGCTATGATTCAGGCATTGCCCGTATATTTTACGGACACGATTCCGAGACGTAATGTCGGTACTCAGCCATATTATCTGCTGGAACCTAATTATCGTCAAAATAATCCTATAGCTGCGCTTGGTTTTGAAGATAAGGATAAGAATTGGGACGTTTATTGGCAGGAGTATTAA
- a CDS encoding type I-B CRISPR-associated protein Cas7/Cst2/DevR, whose product MKTIQGYVLIDVDVVALNNAGGDKSTNLENAVMTKKIRKEGREYPYVSGQAWRYWWRNELAKSYKWEMSPVEREKKIAFTKANPAVYPDDDVFGYMRAAKAEVKDENGEIVMDKKGNPLKEDVTLTRVSPLKNSALIAIAYNPIVQNWASMTRQDGDAVPYGIDEYCAVMKGMFSIDLDSVGTFSMINRSGFMNINNDLKKEAKEKGAVEIDDPIAKDKAGNPMKLIRLPKDVREKRVKDTILALKTLSGGAKQATNMADLTPKIVVLTKFNSGNHPFSHLAKEDHGKAIFSVEALKEVLKDYKNQFDGKVYVGKRAGFMDELDEKLKPLAAENPLVEYGPVNEMIDKFVSTITVE is encoded by the coding sequence ATGAAAACGATCCAAGGGTATGTCTTAATTGATGTCGATGTCGTGGCATTGAACAATGCCGGTGGCGACAAATCGACGAATTTGGAAAATGCCGTGATGACCAAAAAGATCCGGAAAGAGGGACGCGAATATCCGTATGTCTCTGGTCAAGCCTGGCGGTATTGGTGGCGTAATGAATTGGCAAAGTCGTATAAGTGGGAGATGTCTCCTGTTGAACGCGAAAAGAAAATCGCTTTCACAAAAGCAAATCCCGCGGTATATCCCGATGACGATGTTTTTGGTTATATGCGTGCCGCTAAAGCAGAAGTAAAAGACGAAAACGGTGAAATCGTAATGGATAAGAAGGGAAATCCCCTCAAAGAAGATGTTACATTAACCCGTGTTTCTCCACTGAAAAATTCTGCACTAATTGCAATCGCTTACAACCCAATTGTTCAGAATTGGGCTTCGATGACCCGTCAGGATGGCGATGCGGTTCCTTATGGTATTGACGAATACTGTGCGGTCATGAAAGGCATGTTTTCCATCGATCTGGATAGTGTCGGCACTTTCTCAATGATTAATCGAAGCGGATTTATGAACATCAACAATGACCTAAAAAAGGAGGCGAAGGAAAAAGGCGCAGTTGAAATAGACGATCCTATCGCAAAAGACAAAGCCGGAAATCCGATGAAATTAATCCGTCTGCCGAAAGATGTTCGGGAAAAGAGGGTTAAGGATACGATCCTTGCATTAAAAACTCTTTCCGGTGGGGCGAAACAAGCGACAAACATGGCAGATCTGACACCCAAGATTGTTGTTCTAACCAAATTCAATAGCGGAAATCATCCGTTTTCTCATCTGGCAAAGGAAGATCACGGGAAAGCCATTTTTTCCGTTGAAGCGTTGAAGGAAGTACTGAAAGATTACAAAAATCAATTCGATGGAAAAGTGTATGTCGGGAAACGCGCGGGTTTCATGGATGAACTGGACGAAAAACTTAAACCCCTTGCCGCTGAAAATCCTCTGGTCGAGTACGGTCCGGTTAATGAAATGATAGATAAATTTGTTAGCACTATCACTGTGGAATGA